In the Leishmania donovani BPK282A1 complete genome, chromosome 31 genome, one interval contains:
- a CDS encoding kinetoplast-associated protein-like protein has protein sequence MAPRRSRAKRLHLPAVARCLAAQPSAAPHATVASPVAPPPAATAPAAKPPRSVEPPVATCVQPAATSVEPAAIVARAPVVEETPAAPAPNSTYAATVLTRVRTAEVQCPPDVTPASVAATASAVPAGEAMPLAAPVSAAPSAHSPRAAISAHRGRLRAKRRAAAALARKSKHHRNTISAPQQAITPSTSSQPPAPAAAPETVPVATVEAPAAEAAVEPTSDAAASNIAQAGSAASELEGPAAATVVSSPPAPAPISTPHRSAISRIPKKRKFFAELDDNVTLPAAEATPPPASSERHLQASDAAVDALSVTKAASAVPSVTLTAAVEEVTKKTSAVAGALHAPAAARRMVTRRTSKTHAKGAAAKLQHSSGSLVSAEATLEAAPAVIASVTRKASASSAATLTMAEKPATPTAPAVAAPSVEPLQRSASSTPPSTAPHVTSAAAVAPLGRATISRLSKKRKHFFAELEEPPASDAAPSVQGTSTLPAAAHAAVTLKGIGAATTIAAAEPTAPTVEAVVAPTAAAVAVADVVETKATATRAMARRRSMKRGKLPPEAAVAEAPSAAEAISSEATAPTPATPTVEATSAPVPEAVQGAEVAAPAESIGEAATTADAARPVEGPTPPAAQRKLRTAKKKVKRLTAAAIRRRELAAYNRIPKRFRPPEVPRSVWSTPVAAPQSTPAPTDVPAAVSATQTKSMEATGVMHAEGQTPAVVEAIVEAPAVELAQPPPRASTASAAAAVEPEAPLTETTKSADLFAAPAEEQCLMGQARVATKSMKVRLAQSIRKRFFTSLEDVPAANPTEAAATETTAAAVEVQVAVPQTRAAMEAIEPSPQVAGDGTTVDAELTAAAEEAVAPKSTLNAESKAAPATSAVEEASTEAPQPMAAHPPTETNSAEEPSFKAVKPLCTGGVAPDSESVAVHTGAPALAQRKVVRVTNVRDLLKAIRKAKRAGKRGCSKERLSHRPLSQHLVTAVTGAVDEVVNAEASSTAAEANLPAEVSGAGIHAPLHKEAEAATAVEETEAPSATEQQTVVQAQAAEVEVEMCVESTTTMAAPEVTEVRLTEPVDKEAVQPPEALQHAEMLVAPAQAAVAAPVKDFLPRAFSSPSPARRQAAKQKIKKHAKLAAARLNKRQTYTVSATAPLAAAHAPAETMDTPLVEAVHAAAEPPVPPAEEASAATLVRRSALVLPSGNVVVESFTDNEMVLRRTALDNSWDVGLRFDWQERTLAISSFPAFEETDKRSAHPFVHRFKSKPRWLLKEVNETNAAHMKKALDSMNRSLTARFVFRHLR, from the coding sequence ATGGCACCGCGCCGATCTCGCGCCAAGCGCCTTCACCTCCCCGCTGTGGCTCGGTGCCTTGCAGCACAGCCCTCCGCGGCTCCTCATGCGACGGTGGCCTCGCCAGTGGCTCCGCCGCCCGCTGCGACCGCGCCTGCAGCGAAACCGCCAAGATCGGTGGAGCCCCCTGTCGCCACATGTGTGCAGCCGGCGGCCACCTCCGTGGAGCCCGCAGCGATCGTTGCGCGAGCGCCAGTTGTCGAGGAAACccccgcagcaccagcaccgaaTTCCACGTATGCCGCGACCGTCCTTACAAGAGTGCGCACAGCCGAGGTGCAGTGCCCTCCTGACGTGACGCCGGCTTCTGTTGCCGCAACCGCCTCTGCGGTGCCCGCAGGTGAAGCGATGCCGCTGGCTGCTCCAGTatcagcagcaccatcggCGCATTCACCGCGAGCAGCCATCAGTGCACATCGTGGACGACTGCGTGCTAagcgacgcgcagctgcggcgctcgcgcgcaAGTCTAAGCATCATAGAAACACCATTTccgcaccgcagcaggcgaTCACTCCCTCCACGTCGTCTCAGCCCCcggctcctgcagcggctccggAGACGGTGCCTGTTGCAACAGTGGAGGCTCCAGCAGCTGAGGCCGCAGTTGAGCCAACCTcggatgcagcagcgtcaaACATTGCACAAGCGGGCTCGGCGGCGTCAGAACTAGAAGGTCCAGCAGCTGCTACGGTGGTGTCGTCccctccagcaccagcaccgatTTCCACTCCCCACCGCTCCGCGATCAGCCGCATTCCCAAGAAGCGAAAGTTCTTCGCAGAGCTTGATGATAATGTGACCCtaccagcagcagaggcaacaccaccacccgcctcCTCAGAAAGGCATCTACAGGCCTCAGACGCTGCGGTGGATGCGCTGTCGGTGACCAAGGCTGCGTCCGCCGTGCCGTCTGTGACGCtgacagcagcagtggaggAAGTCACCAAGAAGACTTCCGCAGTTGCTggtgcgctgcacgctcccgctgctgcgcgtcgcaTGGTGACTCGCCGCACTTCCAAGACGCATGCAAagggagcagcggcgaagctCCAGcacagcagtggcagccTTGTCTCCGCCGAGGCTACCCTtgaagcagcgccggcagtaATAGCATCAGTGACCAGAAAAGCATCTGCCTCCAGTGCAGCCACGCTCACGATGGCCGAGAAGCCCGCGACACCGACTGCacctgccgtggcggcgcctTCTGTGGAGCCTCTGCAGCGTTCTGCTTCCTCGACGCCTCCATCTACGGCCCCACACGTgacctctgccgctgcggtcgctCCATTGGGTCGTGCCACCATCAGCCGCCTCtcgaagaaaaggaagcacTTCTTCGCGGAGCTGGAAGAGCCCCCAGCAAgtgacgcagcgccgtcagtACAGGGGACCTCCACCCtgcctgcggcggcgcacgctgCGGTGACTCTGAAGGGCATTGGCGCTGCAACTACgatagcggcagcggagcccacggcgccgacggtggAGGCCGTGGTGGCCcccactgcggcagcggtagcCGTGGCTGACGTGGTTGAGACGAAGGCAACGGCCACGCGGGCGATGGCGAGACGTCGAAGCATGAAGCGGGGGAAGCTCCCGCCggaggccgcggtggcagaggCACCGTCGGCTGCAGAGGCGATTTCCTCTGAGGCCACTGCACCAACACCTGCGACGCCAACTGTTGAAGCGACGTCAGCTCCCGTGCCGGAAGCTGTTCAGGGTGCCGAAGTCGCAGCCCCTGCGGAGTCGATCGGAGAGGCGGCCACGACGGCAGACGCAGCTCGGCCAGTGGAGGGCCCCACTCctcccgctgcgcagcgcaagcTGCGTACCGCAAAAAAGAAGGTGAAGCGCCTAACTGCGGCGGCGATCCGGCGGCGCGAGCTGGCTGCGTACAATCGCATTCCGAAGCGCTTCCGCCCCCCAGAGGTGCCACGATCGGTGTGGTCTAcgccggtggcagcgccacaGAGCACGCCTGCACCGACAGATGTcccagcggcggtgagcgCAACGCAGACGAAGTCGATGGAGGCCACAGGGGTGATGCACGCAGAGGGACAGACACCGGCTGTGGTCGAGGCTATCGTGGAGGCACCCGCAGTCGAGTTGGCTCAGCCTCCACCACGTGCATCTACCGcctcggcagctgcagcggtggagcCGGAGGCGCCTCTCACCGAGACAACGAAGAGTGCAGACCTCTTCGCAGCCCCAGCAGAGGAGCAGTGTCTGATGGGTCAGGCGCGTGTAGCGACCAAGAGCATGAAGGTGCGCCTTGCACAGTCGATAAGGAAGCGCTTCTTCACTTCTCTCGAGGATGTGCCGGCTGCCAACCCgaccgaggcggcggccactgagacgaccgccgctgccgtggaaGTGCAAGTCGCCGTCCCTCAGACTCGTGCTGCCATGGAGGCGATCGAGCCTTCGCCTCAAGTGGCAGGCGACGGCACAACAGTGGATGCCGAGCTgactgccgctgcagaggaAGCTGTGGCGCCAAAAAGCACTCTCAACGCAGAAAGCAAGGCGGCCCCTGCTACATCAGCAGTGGAAGAGGCGTCCAccgaggcgccgcagccgatGGCggctcacccacccaccgaAACCAACTCGGCTGAGGAGCCCTCCTTCAAGGCTGTCAAACCACTGTGTACCGGCGGAGTAGCACCTGACTCAGAGTCGGTCGCGGTGCACACGGGCGCCCCTGCGCTCGCCCAGAGGAAGGTGGTGCGCGTCACCAACGTGCGGGACTTGCTGAAGGCGATTCGCAAGGCGAAGCGGGCCGGCAAGCGGGGGTGCTCAAAGGAGCGTCTTTCCCACAGGCCACTgtcgcagcacctcgtcaCTGCCGTCACGGGAGCAGTAGATGAAGTCGTGAATGCGGAAGCGTCGTCCACGGCCGCAGAGGCGAATCTACCTGCGGAAGTAAGCGGCGCAGGAATCCATGCACCACTACATAaagaagcggaggcggcgacggctgtgGAGGAGACGGAAGCCCCCTCAGCGACTGAGCAGCAGACGGTGGTGCAGGCACAAGCGGCAGAGGTTGAGGTGGAGATGTGCGTTGagtcgacgacgacgatggcggcacCCGAAGTGACGGAGGTGCGCTTGACAGAGCCTGTGGACAAGGAAGCAGTGCAGCCGccagaggcgctgcagcatgcGGAGATGCTAGTGGCACCGGCACAAGCGGCAGTCGCGGCCCCCGTGAAGGACTTCCTGCCAcgcgccttctcttccccgtcgcctgcgcggcgccagGCGGCGAAGCAGAAGATCAAGAAGCACGCGAaactggcggcagcgcggctaAACAAGCGCCAGACTTACACCGTGTCGGCCACAGCGCCcctggcagcagcgcacgcccCCGCTGAAACTATGGACACCCCGCTGGTAGAGGCCGTacatgctgctgcagagccgcCCGTGCCGCCTGCAGAAGAGGCGTCCGCCGCAACTCTTGTGCGCCGTTCCGCACTGGTGCTGCCCAGCGGCAACGTGGTCGTGGAGTCATTCACGGACAATGAGAtggtgctgcgtcgcacgGCCCTTGACAACAGCTGGGATGTCGGGCTGCGGTTTGACTGGCAGGAGCGCACGCTAGCCATCTCGTCATTCCCCGCGTTTGAGGAGACGGACAAGCGGTCGGCTCACCCGTTTGTGCATCGGTTCAAGTCGAAGCCGCGGTGGCTACTGAAAGAGGTGAACGAGACGAACGCGGCGCACATGAAGAAGGCACTGGACTCCATGAATCGGAGTTTGACAGCCCGTTTTGTCTTCAGGCATTTGAGGTAA
- a CDS encoding phosphatidylinositol-4-phosphate 5-kinase-like protein translates to MSINSSAQAAAPAPATPKGSASDTGGTLTTAGNEPTVKKKKKLLNGTNIKFTFPSGATYEGSFRDGRVEGYGVYTYAKTGDVYEGEWKADLKHGQGCYTFANGDKYTGQWYMGKKQGKGQFVFVNGNEYVGSWRRNEMNGYGLFLLASNGDRYEGYWNEGVRQGEGRLYYGNGDLYDGEWCSGQQQGLGVFLQSNDDLYCGQWDAGVMDGKGVLREKGILFLVEYVGGYLISKQRQSDALDETEKEWAPAYRHYLAWIERHQAPAASTLTAKEHNKLRDELQAALAENSILRKRLEDLLALHRPKALSDNSGGESPSTFLSAALEEAGAEYWKESLRKLESRLKLLECTLAERVVEVRKLREQLKKSDAKVRELELEDTRRKVWLRGTKDKSAKETPLFNAQAPSAPPGLLDMDIIDANEVDQLREQNAGLMRLNEELQRKASFLATENAKLALKEEAAEEQYDKLMEEVERLRVTLENEGRVNMSIEPLKTGDIAATAAVSESVAVGVSSPVLPPFSPEMSLAREELQQRLMQANQLNIELRLRMGKLERTAQSKPSVAELSSFTPEASELARENEMLRSVVASLKAELAVMQSGLNDAKQQIALAHQRQVELEESMKMITHRKAANPQLHEALERKSARIANLELENAELARLLDETRADLEERQAISLETKQQSSFGSSTVGGALNELEFAQKEVKKLQRRIKKFTGERNSVTEQVYELQMWLARTDRTLSALQGRVTVFASIAGDGISGAAVADVAARVDATDSTKLVVCDCGEETTYQYDYCFDKDASVEQVFAELCGPLAFVWSGYQLALMTVGGFRSGKTGLVKEILPLFTKYLSKEAGEKPQRLFFSFTYRVAVVEISARGGFDCASGDNVTEVCCDSNGFVQPKNVRFVDCTSGSIPIVIDNLLAKRRQHYNGRSHTWIQLQCVRTSVARQCQTVGRLTIFDWCGSALLASQKKDIESARFANASSQGLRDLATALAGELPVIPYTKSVETSLLFDLLGGNSITAVVGRIRSSTEHIEETLRTLHVLTSLFGVCNGPLVPDNQTSDEIRWQGLVAALCSDHQAERELKAVENIRDF, encoded by the coding sequence ATGAGCATAAACTCGTCTGcacaggcggcagcgccagctccagcGACTCCGAAAGGATCAGCGTCGGATACCGGCGGTACACTTACTACCGCAGGCAACGAGCCAACAgtgaagaagaaaaagaagctcTTGAATGGCACCAACATCAAGTTCACTTTCCCCAGCGGCGCCACATACGAGGGAAGTTTCAGGGATGGGAGGGTCGAAGGATACGGTGTCTACACTTACGCCAAAACCGGCGATGTCTACGAGGGCGAGTGGAAAGCAGACCTCAAGCACGGTCAGGGCTGCTACACCTTCGCGAACGGCGACAAGTACACTGGACAGTGGTACATGGGCAAGAAGCAAGGAAAAGGGCAGTTTGTTTTTGTCAATGGGAACGAGTATGTCGGCTCATGGAGGAGGAATGAAATGAACGGCTACGGTCTCTTTTTGCTCGCGTCGAACGGTGACCGCTACGAAGGCTATTGGAACGAGGGCGTCCggcaaggggaggggcgcctCTACTACGGCAACGGTGACTTGTACGACGGTGAGTGGTGTAgcggccagcagcagggccTCGGCGTTTTTTTGCAATCGAATGACGACTTGTACTGTGGCCAGTGGGATGCCGGGGTCATGGACGGAAAAGGCGTCTTGCGAGAGAAGGGCATCCTCTTCCTTGTCGAATACGTAGGAGGCTACCTCATTTCAAAGCAAAGGCAGAGCGATGCCCTCGACGAGACAGAAAAGGAGTGGGCGCCTGCCTACCGACATTATCTTGCCTGGATTGAACGTCACCAAGCTCCGGCTGCGTCAACGCTAACGGCGAAGGAACACAACAAGCTAAGAGACGAACTTCAAGCAGCCCTCGCTGAAAACAGCATTCTTCGAAAGCGTCTCGAAGACCTACTTGCCCTGCATCGGCCGAAAGCTCTCTCGGATAACTCAGGCGGAGAGTCACCTTCTACATTTCTTTCGGCTGCTCTGGAGGAGGCTGGCGCAGAGTACTGGAAGGAGTCACTGCGGAAGCTCGAGAGCAGGCTAAAGCTACTTGAGTGCACACTTGCCGAACGTGTTGTGGAGGTGCGGAAGCTTAGAGAGCAGCTCAAAAAGAGCGATGCCAAAGTGCGCGAGCTGGAGCTCGAAGACACACGGCGCAAGGTGTGGCTTCGTGGCACGAAGGATAAAAGTGCGAAGGAAACACCGCTATTCAACGCACAAGCGCCATCTGCGCCCCCAGGACTCCTAGACATGGACATTATCGACGCCAACGAGGTGGATCAGCTGAGGGAGCAGAACGCTGGGCTGATGCGGCTGAacgaagagctgcagcggaagGCATCCTTTCTCGCGACCGAAAACGCAAAGCTTGCCTTGAAGGAGGAAGCCGCCGAAGAGCAGTACGACAAACTCATGGAGGAAGTGGAGAGGTTGCGGGTGACTTTGGAAAATGAAGGCCGCGTCAACATGAGTATTGAGCCGCTGAAAACTGGAGACATtgctgcaacagcagcagtgtcAGAGTCCGTAGCAGTAGGGGTGTCTTCACCGGTGTTACCCCCGTTTTCACCCGAGATGAGCTTAGCACGTGAAGAGCTTCAGCAGAGGCTCATGCAGGCCAACCAGCTGAACATCGAGCTGCGGCTTAGAATGGGCAAACTGGAGCGAACAGCTCAGTCGAAACCAAGCGTCGCTGAACTCTCCTCATTCACTCCGGAGGCTTCCGAACTCGCGCGTGAGAATGAGATGCTGCGCTCTGTAGTAGCCAGTCTTAAAGCAGAATTAGCGGTGATGCAGAGTGGTTTGAACGATGCAAAGCAGCAAATTGCTCTTGCCCATCAGCGACAGGTAGAGCTGGAGGAGTCCATGAAGATGATCACACACCGCAAAGCAGCCAACCCCCAGTTGCAtgaggcgctggagcggAAATCTGCGCGAATAGCGAATCTAGAACTGGAAAACGCAGAGCTCGCACGACTGTTGGACGAGACCCGTGCAGACCTggaggagaggcaggcaATATCTTTGGAAACGAAACAGCAGTCGAGTTTCGGATCGTCGaccgtcggcggcgcactCAACGAGCTCGAGTTCGCTCAAAAGGAGGTAAAAAAGCTGCAGAGGCGAATAAAGAAGTTCACGGGCGAGCGAAACAGTGTGACAGAGCAGGTTTACGAGTTGCAAATGTGGTTGGCTCGCACCGATCGAACCCTCAGTGCACTACAGGGCCGGGTTACCGTGTTCGCCTCCATCGCTGGCGATGGTATCAgtggtgcagcagtggcagatGTGGCCGCGAGAGTCGATGCCACCGATTCCACGAAGCTGGTGGTGTGTGACTGTGGAGAGGAGACAACCTACCAGTACGACTACTGCTTTGATAAAGATGCCTCCGTGGAGCAAGTCTTCGCTGAGCTTTGCGGCCCTTTGGCTTTTGTGTGGTCGGGCTACCAGTTGGCGCTTATGACGGTCGGCGGGTTTCGCTCAGGGAAGACCGGCCTCGTGAAAGAGATCCTTCCTCTTTTCACGAAATACCTGTCAAAGGAAGCGGGAGAGAAACCACAACGCTTGTTTTTCAGCTTCACCTACCGTGTCGCCGTTGTTGAGATTTCTGCGCGTGGAGGCTTCGACTGTGCATCGGGAGACAACGTCACGGAGGTGTGCTGCGATTCGAACGGATTTGTGCAGCCAAAGAACGTGCGCTTCGTCGACTGCACAAGTGGTAGCATTCCCATTGTGATCGACAACCTTCTTGCcaaacggcggcagcactaCAACGGCCGCTCACATACCTGGATCCAGCTCCAGTGTGTACGGACAAGCGTCGCGCGCCAGTGCCAGACAGTTGGCCGACTGACCATTTTTGAttggtgcggcagcgctttGCTTGCATCGCAGAAGAAGGACATCGAGAGCGCGCGCTTTGCGAACGCGTCTAGCCAGGGTCTGCGAGACCTCGCCACAGCACTCGCGGGCGAGCTGCCTGTGATTCCGTACACAAAATCTGTAGAGACTTCGCTGCTGTTTGACTTGCTCGGTGGCAATTCGATAACTGCGGTGGTTGGCCGCATACGATCCTCCACGGAGCACATCGAGGAGACCCTTCGAACACTTCATGTTTTGACTTCTCTCTTCGGTGTGTGCAACGGACCTCTAGTGCCGGACAATCAAACCAGCGATGAGATTCGTTGGCAGGGTCTTGTTGCAGCGCTGTGCTCCGACCACCAagcggagagagagctgAAGGCGGTTGAAAACATCCGGGACTTCTAG